Genomic segment of Deinococcus humi:
TTGATGGACGGCCACCGCGTAAATCTCGGCGTCCACCCGGCGCTCCTGCACCGCTTGGGCGACGAGGAGCGCCGCGCGCTCCCGGTCAATCTCTGACTCACCGGCAAGTTGGGTGGTGAAGACCAAGTGCTGCTGGTACTTCGTGTTGGTGTCCTCGATGCGGGCGGCGGCCTCCACCCGCTCGGTTTCCCTCAGCAGGCCGTCTTCCAGGGTGTAGAGCTGGGTGCGCTCCTTCTCGTCCATGTACCGCGTGGCGCTGACGGCGCGCGCTTTGCCTCCGGCGCTGGTCTTGGTGTAGTTGTTGCCGCTGCGATCCGGGATCGAACGCACCACCCGCTGGGTGCTGCTCATTGAGCGGGCCATCAGCGGTTGAAAAAGCCCTTGGGCTTGTTCCTGAGTTCGTCCTCGGTGTTCTCCAGTCGGCGGGTGGCCATCGTCATGGCCTCCTGGGCGGCCTTGACCTGCTGGTTCAGGGTGCCGAGGTAGTTCACGAGCTGCTGCTGTTGCTGCTGGAGGGCCTGCACCTGGGCGGTCAGGGCCTGCACGTCCTTGAGGCCGGCCGTCATCTGCTCGGACGACTCGCGGACCTTCAGGAGCAATCCTGGATCGTCGTTCCCCATGCCGGCGGCCAGCTCGCTGAGTGCGGCGCGAATCTGTGGGGTGGGTTCCTTGAGCTGGTGGACGGCGAAGTTCCAGGCCCGCTCGATGTACTCCGGTCCCTTGTCCTTGCCGAAGGTGTCCTTGACCAGCAGCCCCACCATCTGCTTCGTCGATCCACTCTCCAGGCTGGTGCGGGCCAGCAACGAGCGGACCCGGTTCATCTGCTCGTTCAACGCCACCCGGATGTTCTGCTGCATCAGCTGGGTCTGCTGCTCGAAGGCCAGCTTGAGGATGTCTCCTGTCATCACCTGCCGGTCCTGCAAGCTGTAACGCTCCAGGACGTGGGCACAGAACGCCGAGAGCTTGACCCCCGCCTCGTCCGCCATCAATTGCAGCTCAGCGGCGTGGTGCGGTTCCAGGGTCACGGTGACTCTCTGGGGCTTTTGTTTCGGCCTTCCAGCGGTCTTCGTCATGCTCCAGCTTAGGCTAAAAACGGCGCACGAATTAGGAATCGTTAGCGCTCGGGTTTTTTCCCTCTAGAACGCAGTTCTAGAGGCAAGATGCACAGTAGTGCTAATCTTGCGTAACTGCACTACACAGGGGAGATCTCACCGGCTGACCTCCTTTTTTGCTAAGGCTTCAGTTCTCTGAAATCACTCAAGCCTTATTCCTCCGCCTAAGCCTTATCCAAAACATCCTCCACAATTTCGCCTTCGGCAAATTTGTAAAATATCCACCTATCTCGTCCTTTTGCGTTATCACCAACCCATCTGTCGTCAGCCTGTTCAAGGACCTCGGTAAAACTGATCTACTTTTCAACTGCCCACTCCCAGTCAGCCGATCATGGACTTCACCCTGCCATTACTCCACAATGGACAGGCGCCGCAGCACATCACTTAGTTTTGTTTTTTGATCATGAACACTTCCAATCTCTCTACGGTAAGATTGACTTCGCTGAAAATCTCCATCTAAAGATCGATAAGGAAACTAAATGAAACCAGATTTGTCCTATCCTAATTTGCTAAACTATTTACACCCCTATTTAGCTAAAGGCCGTACTGAAAGTGCAGCATTCTTAGGCTGGTATTTAGAACATTATTATAGACTTGATCGTGACGAAGCTATTGACTTAATTTGTGATCAGCGTGGAGATAAAGGAGTAGATGGAATTTTTGTCAACGATACGGAAGGAGTTATAGACATACTTCAGAGCAAGATATCTCAAAAACAAATCTCATCAATAGGCGATACCCAACTCAAGGGATTTTTGGGTACCATAAGTCAGTTTACATCAATTGATAATGTTGATAAATTAATAGCAAGCGCTGGTGCTGCTGACATTGTCAACCTAATCAAGAGACTAGATATAAGGAACAAAGTAGGGACTTATAAAATTAGAGGAGTATTCTTATCTAATATAGACTTAGATCAAAATGGCATAGACTTTCTTGATATTACTCCACAAATTACATTTGTTGGCAAACAGCAATTGACTGATAGTTATATTTCTACTAAACGGAAGGAAAATACGGATGAGCCATTCTTGTTTGACATTGATGGCATAGAAACAGCTCAATATATCGTAAATCAAGATGTTAAAACTATAATTGCTCCTCTAAGATCAAGAGAATTGGTGAAACTTGAAGGAATTATTGATCAGTCTTTATTTGCATTGAATGTACGCGGCTCCCTCGGAAAAACACAAGTTAATAAAGATATAGTTAAAAGCATTAAAGATTCATCTATTCATAAAATGTTTCCCCTATTTCATAACGGAATCACCATTATATGTGGACAATTTTCAATTGAAAACGAAAAACTAAAAATAAGTAATTATTATGTAGTAAATGGCTGTCAAAGTCTTAGCAGTCTCTTCAATAATGAAAAAGATATCACAGATGAATTAAGAATTCTAACAAAAATTATTCAAATTTCTCCCACATCAGAAGTCTCGGAAATGATAACTAGGAATTCTAATAATCAGAATGGGGTTAAGGCGAGAGATTTCAAGTCGAATAGTCCCGTACAAATAAGAATCCAAAATGAATTTAAGACAAATTACAAGGATGAATTTGCTTTTGAAATTAAAAGAGGTGAACACAATGACAATCTACCCACTATAAGTAATGAAGATAGTGGGCTTCAGATAATGGCTTTTGATTTAAAAGAGCCTTGGGGAACGCACAGAAAATATCAAGTATTCGATGATAAGTACAGTGAAATATTTGCTAAACCAGCTATAAACTCTGATAAGATTGTTTTCTTGCATATTATAATCGGAATTATTGAAAATAAACTTGCTCAAATAGATAACGAACTAATAAGAAAGTATACTATCACAAAATATGTAATGCTGTATATAGTTCGATTGGTTTTAGAATCGAGTGAAATAGGTAAAGATATGATTTCTAATCCTCAACAATATGTTAGAGATATTCAAGTCAGAAAAAAATTTCAAAAATGCATATCACAGATAGTAGATGATATTATGATTGACTTTAACGCAGATATAAATGATTTAGGATCTGACTTTGATTATAGAAATAATATGCGTGATGTAAAATGGGTCACAGAAACCTCGAAGAAAATATTCACTAGTTATATAAAACTTGTCAGCAGGGGAAGAATAGATTCTTTAGAACAGGAATGGAATGAATAGTTTTTGAGCAACATATATTTTAGTTTTAGTGAGAATTTCTATTAAGTTACTTCGTTTAGCAGGTTTGCTTGTAAACAGAATGCGCTCTCATCTAAACCGTTTTAGCGCAGAGAAAATACAGGGGTTCTAGCCGGGTAAAACCAGGCTATTAAAGCTCCCCTCGCTGCCACTCCTCCAACTGCTTCAGGCGCTCGGATCGCTGCGGCTCGGGCAACTGCTCGAACCGGGCGCGGGCCTGCTCCCACGTCTCGGCGCGGTGGCCGTCCGGGCGTCGGGGCTTCTCCAGTCCCTCCAAAACACTCAGGTCAACAAAAGAGGGCTTCGCGTTGTCATTTCCCATTTCTTCCCTCCCACACACAGAATACGTTACGTTATTCACGTAAC
This window contains:
- a CDS encoding AIPR family protein; this translates as MKPDLSYPNLLNYLHPYLAKGRTESAAFLGWYLEHYYRLDRDEAIDLICDQRGDKGVDGIFVNDTEGVIDILQSKISQKQISSIGDTQLKGFLGTISQFTSIDNVDKLIASAGAADIVNLIKRLDIRNKVGTYKIRGVFLSNIDLDQNGIDFLDITPQITFVGKQQLTDSYISTKRKENTDEPFLFDIDGIETAQYIVNQDVKTIIAPLRSRELVKLEGIIDQSLFALNVRGSLGKTQVNKDIVKSIKDSSIHKMFPLFHNGITIICGQFSIENEKLKISNYYVVNGCQSLSSLFNNEKDITDELRILTKIIQISPTSEVSEMITRNSNNQNGVKARDFKSNSPVQIRIQNEFKTNYKDEFAFEIKRGEHNDNLPTISNEDSGLQIMAFDLKEPWGTHRKYQVFDDKYSEIFAKPAINSDKIVFLHIIIGIIENKLAQIDNELIRKYTITKYVMLYIVRLVLESSEIGKDMISNPQQYVRDIQVRKKFQKCISQIVDDIMIDFNADINDLGSDFDYRNNMRDVKWVTETSKKIFTSYIKLVSRGRIDSLEQEWNE